The genomic window GCCCACGCAGTAATAATTTCGTCGACTCTGTGGCGACTTCTGTATATTTAGCCAGGTCAGAGCGGCGCATTCCACCTTCGTTGATCAGTTTTACTAGATAGCGGGTTTCGTCTTCTAAGGTGCTGCACACCAGCAGGCAATTTCCTAAAGGGGTGTTGAGCTCATGCGCGACGCCGGCCACCATAGAGCCCAGGGCCGCCATGCGCTCGACCCTGGCTAGTTCGTTTTGCACTGAATTAACGTCGTTAAGCGCCGTCTCTAAACTTATATTCGCATCCTCTAATTCCTGAGTGCGGCGCTTGACTTTGGATTCTAGCCCGCCCGAGTATTCGAGCAATTGTTGATTCTTGACTTCAAGCTCTTGAAAGCTGCGCTGCAATGCTTGTCGGGTGGCTTCCAGGCTCAGGGCTAATTGCCCCAGCTCATCGCCACGATTAAGGGCAATCGGCTCACTCAGTTGGCCATTGGCCAGGCGTGCTGATTCACTCATTAAACGCTTGATGGGCTGCACCATGCGCCATTGCAACACCAAGAGAATGAAGGCGACCGCCAACAGTAGTGATAAAACGCCAGTACTGACATAGCGACGGAAATCAGCCTCCAGATCGGCTCGCAACAAGTCTTCCGCCAAGGTGAGTCTTACCTCGCCTATGGATTGTTCGCCATGTTTGATTTCACGACTCAAACTGGTAAACGGCCCGGTTTGGCTGCGCATCCTGACATCATTGGTAATGAAATTTTTACGGTCGGGCAGGGTGATGACTTCTATCTTGGCCACTCTGGGGTCGGAATACACCACTTCGCTAGAGATATTCGCAATTTCTGGGGTGATTTGCCAAAGTGGTTCGCTCAGGATAACCGACAAAATTTCAGTCAGGCGCTTATGATCTGCCGCGACTTTCACGCGCGCCGCATCTTCGATAGTGCGTAGATGATAGGGGATTAGTATTGCAGCGGGGACGAAAAGACCAAACACAACCGCCAGGATGATTGCTAGCCTTAAAGTGATACGACTACGTAGCGCGTAGAGAAATTGTCGGAACTGCATTGCAGAGGTCCTTTTGCTGACTGCGTCGTCGGGCTGGCAAAATAGGCTATGGGCTGCAGGCTTTTGGCTTGTCGTCTAAGGGCTATTTGCTTTTGTGTTTAAAATTGATCTGAACGCACGACCACCGCACGACCACCGCCCGCCAAAAACGGCGACCACAGTGAACCAATAGTAAATTGTTTTAATGGTAAAAGGTTTTTTGCATTTCAGCAAGTAGCCTGCTTACTTTGCTTCCTCTATCCAGCACATTTGTATCGCTTCTAAGACTTTTTCGCCGCCATGACTGGGATCGTCATCAAATTCCTCTAAGTCTACGACCCAGTTGTGCAGATCTGTAAATCGTATGCTAAGGGGATTTTGATCGGGGAACTTGTCACACAGTGCCTGCGCGATTTGCCAGCTATCTATCCATTTCATCTGCATCCCCTTGTGCCTAGCGGCCTTGCTTGTGAAAAATCGCCTTAGTGATTTTCACGCGCGTGGTTGATGGTGTATTTTGGAATTTCTATGGTGATGTCTTGGGTGCCTAATTTGACTTGGCAAGACAGACGCGAGCAGGCTTCTAAGCCCCAGGCGGCATCGAGCAAGTCTTCTTCGTCATCGCTAGACGCATTGAGGGATTTGAAGCCCTCGCGTATCACCACATGGCAAGTGGTGCAGGCGCAAGACATCTCGCAGGCGTGTTCGATCGCAACATCGCTTTCGACCAGGGCTTCGCACAAGGATTGACCTTCGGCGGCTTCGATCACTGCGCCTTCAGGACAGAGTTCGGCGTGAGGTAATACGATAATTTGGGGCATGGCGTTCTCTATCTGTTCTTTATCTAAATTTAGGAAATTTCATCTAATTTTTTACCGGCTAAAGCGCTGCGTACACTTTGGTCCATGCGGCGCGCCGCGAACTCTTCGGTGCCGTCTGCCAGTGCGCCTATCGCGGCGTGTAGGGCATCAAGATCATCTTGCTGCGCGAGTTGAGCGACTTGCGTCATTAAAACGGCAATCGATGCTTGTTCTTGTACAGAGAGTAAGCTGGCATCGCTAGCCAGGGCCGACTGGGTTGCCAGTAAAATGCGCTCGGCCTCCACTTGTTCTTCTTTTAGCGCACGTATTTTCATGTCGCCTTCCGCCGAGGTAAACGAGTCTTGTAGCATGCGCGCTACGTCGCCATCCGCTAAGCCGTAAGACGGTTTGACGGTAATCGAAGTCTCGACACCGGAGCGCAGTTCACGTGCAGAAACCGAGAGTAAGCCATCGGCATCGACCTGGTAAGTGATGCGTATGCGGGCAGCACCGGCTGCCATCGGCGGAATGCCGCGCAGTTCGAAGCGCGCCAGGGAGCGGCAATCGCTAACTAATTCACGCTCGCCTTGCACCACATGTATCGCCAGCGCGGTTTGGCCATCTTTGAAGGTGGTGAATTCTTGGGCGCGTGCGCAAGGAATGGTGGAATTGCGCGGTATGACTTTTTCAGCCAGACCGCCCATGGTTTCGATTCCCAGCGAGAGTGGTATCACATCGAGCAATAACCAATCGTCACCAGCGGCGCGGTTGCCTGCCAGTAGATTGGCTTGGATCGCGGCACCCAGTGCCACTACCTTATCTGGATCGATGTTCGCCAGTGGGGTAGTTTGAAATAATTCGCTGACGGCCTTGCGTACGTGCGGCATGCGGGTGGCGCCACCAACCAAGACGACACCATCGATATCATCAATCGACAGGCCTGCATCACGCAGCGCTTTGCGGCAAGGTGTGGTGGTTTTTAAGACCAGATTTTGCGTCATCTCAACAAAGTTGCTGGCCTGAATTTGTAAATGTACGCTTTCACCAGAGAGCAATTTTGCGTCTATGTAGGTCGATGTTTTGCTGGATAGGATTTCCTTGGCCTCACGCGCCTTGGTCATCAGTAAACGGGTATCTTCATCAGATAAAGGTGCTAACTTGGCTTCTTGCAGTATCCAGCAAAATAATCGATGATCAAAATCATCTCCGCCCAGGGCTGAGTCGCCGCCGGTGGAGAGCACCTCAAACACGCCCTTGCTCATTTTGAGGATAGAAATATCAAAGGTGCCACCGCCCAGATCAAACACCGCATAAGTGCCTTCGGAGGCATTATCCAGACCGTAGGCAATCGCGGCGGCGGTTGGCTCGTTGAGTAAGCGTAAGACGTTAAGACCGGCCAGTTTGGCTGCGTCTTTGGTGGCTTGTCTCTGTGCGTCGTCGAAATACGCGGGAACCGTAATGACCGCGCCTACCAGATCGTCGCCAAGCGCATCTTCGGCTTGCTGCCTCAGCGTCGCCAGGATTTGCGCTGAAATTTCTACCGGGCTCTTGATGCCGGCAATGGTCTTGAGTTGTACCATACCAGGTTCGTCATGGAAATCGTAGGGCAGATGCTCGGCATAGGCGATGTCTTTTAAGCCGCGCCCCATAAAACGCTTGACCGAAATGATCGTATTTTTAGGGTCGTTACTTTGTTCGGCTTGCGCCTTATAGCCTATGTGGGCGTGACCGTTGGCCAAATAGCGCACCACCGACGGCAATAGAGAGCGGCCCTCTTCATCGTTGAGGACTTCCGGGATGCTATTGCGTACCGTTGCTATCAGTGAATTGGTGGTGCCCAAGTCTATGCCTACCGCCAGCCTGTGCTGATGCGGTGCGGTGGACATGCCGGGTTCAGAAATCTGCAGTAAGGCCATGATGAATGTAGGTGGATGGCTAGCCATCGCTCAAGCGCAAAACGAAGGAATTGTTTTGCCGGGTTATTCGGGTATTCGTGTTTTATTCGTCTAAGGCAGCGATGTCGTTCATGAATTTCTCTAAGAACATGCAAGCACGTATCTGTTGTGCCGCCAAAGGAAAATCTTTTGCATCCAGAGCCAGTGCTACCTTTTCCAATTGCAATTTGAGTGCCATTCTCAGCTCAGTCTCAAGTGCAAATAAGGCTTTTTGATTCTTGGCCATGCGCGCATCATCAAAGGCTTCGCGCCATTCGATTTGTTGCATCAGGAAAGCGGCCGGCATGCTGGTATTCGATTCAGTCTGCAAATCGACACCCTGCAATTCACACAAATAGGTGGCGCGCTTCAAGGGCTTTTTCAGAGTCTGATAAGCTTCATTGGCGCGGGTAGACCATTGCATGGCAACCCGTTTTTCAGCATCGCTAGCCTGTACGAATTTATCTGGATGCACCTTGCTTTGTACTTCTCTAAAGGCCGCATCCAGACCTGCTGCATCTAGGGCGAATTGCTGCGGTAGCTGAAATAGCTCAAAATGATTCTGCATCTGCTAATGCCTATGAAATCCGGAAGCTCTCGCCGCAACCGCACTCGTCTTTGACGTTGGGGTTGTAGAATTTAAAGCCTTCATTCAAGCCTTCACGGGCAAAGTCTAGCTCGGTCCCATCGATGTACGGTAAGCTCTTAGGGTCGACGAAGACCTTCACACCATGTGATTCGAAGACTTGATCATCGCTGCCGACTTCATCCACATATTCCAGTTTATACGCCATGCCTGAGCAACCGGTGGTGCGTACGCCAAAGCGCAGGCCTATGCCTTTGCCGCGTCTTTCCATATAGCGGGTGACGTGTTTTGCGGCTTTTTCTGTCAGTGTGATAGTCATGATCGTTCCAATGCGTATTGCTTTGAGCCGCTTTAATTCACGACTCAAACGCAATATTTAAAATCAAATAGCGAAATCAGGTATTTTGTTCAGCTGCGTGTTTGGTCTTATAGTCCAAAACCGCTGCCTTGATCGCATCTTCCGCCAAAATTGAGCAATGAATTTTTACTGGCGGCAAAGCCAGTTCTTCGGCGATCTGGGTATTTTTGATAGACAAAGCCTGATCCAGAGTTTTACCCTTGACCCATTCCGTTACCAGCGAAGACGAGGCAATCGCAGAACCGCAACCGTAGGTCTTGAATTTTGCGTCTTCAATGATGCCATCTGCGCCGACCTTGATCTGCAGTTTCATGACGTCGCCGCAAGCAGGAGCGCCTACCATGCCGGTGCCTACTGTCTCATCGCCTTTTTCGAAGGCGCCGACGTTACGTGGATTCTCGTAGTGATCCAATACTTTTTCTGAATATGCCATTTTGTAGCCTCTAATAAGTTGAAATTAGTCTGTGCGCGAAATTTAGTGCGCAGCCCATTGGATAGACGCAATATCTATCCCATCTTTAAACATGTCCCATAGCGGTGACAGCTCGCGCAGTTTCGCTACCTTGGTTTTCAGTAGGTTGATGGTGAAGTCGATATCTTCTTCGGTAGTGAAGCGTCCTATGGTAAAGCGGATAGAGCTATGTGCCAGCTCGTCGCTGCGACCCAAGGCGCGCAATACATACGAAGGCTCAAGACTGGCCGAGGTGCAGGCCGAGCCTGAAGAGACGGCGATATCTTTAATCGCCATGATCAGCGATTCGCCTTCTACATAATTGAAACTGACGTTTAAATTATGCGGTACGCGATGTTCCATGTCACCGTTGACATAGGTTTCTTCAATCTCTTGCAAACCTTTGGCGAGGCGATCACGCATACTACGCACGTGCGCCAATTCGCTGTCCATTTCTTCCTTGGCGATGCGGAAGGCTTCGCCCATACCGGCGATCTGGTGCGGTGGCAAGGTGCCAGAGCGCAAACCACGCTCGTGACCGCCACCATGCATTTGCGCCTCGATACGTACGCGCGGCTTGCGGCGTATATACAAAGCACCTATGCCTTTAGGTCCGTAGGATTTATGCGCTGAGAAAGAGACTAAATCGACTTTGGTGTTTTCCAGGTCGATCACGACTTTGCCTGTTGCTTGCGCTGCGTCAGAATGGAAAACGATGCCTTTTTCGCGGCATAGCTCGCCGATCTCCGCGATAGGCTGAATCACGCCGATTTCGTTATTCACCCACATCACGGATACGAGAATTGTATCTGGACGGATTGCCGCTTTGAGTTGTTCTAGGGTGATCAGACCATTATCTTGCGGTTGCAAATATGTGGCTTCAAAACCCTGGCGCTCTAATTCACGCACTGTATCTAAGACGGCTTTATGCTCAGTCTTGACGGTAATGATGTGCTTGCCCTTGGCTTTGTAAAATTGCGCTGCGCCTTTCAATGCCAGGTTGTTGCTTTCGGTCGCGCCCGAAGTCCAGATGATTTCGCGCGGATCGGCATTCACCAGCGCCGCCACTTGGCCGCGTGCTTCTTCTACCGCAGCTTCCGCATCCCAGCCATACATGTGGCTACGGGAGGCTGGATTGCCAAATTGGGCGCGCAAAAACGGGATCATCTTGTCGGCCACGCGCGGATCAACAGGCGTCGTCGCCGAGTAATCCATGTAAATAGGGAAATGCGGTGACTTGAGTGTGTCGAGCAGGCTTTTTTCTAAGGGTGCGTTCATTAAATACTCCAAATTATCAAGTTGCGGTGTGGACAACATGCACAGGGCGCATGACAACAACGTTTTTATCCAAGGTTTTTTGTCTTTGCTGGTTGACCAGATCCTGTAATGACACTGAATCGAGATAGTCAACCATTTTTGCGTTTAGCGTGGACCACAGGTCATGCGTCATGCAGTGGATGCCATTGTCGTGATCGCTGCCATGGCAATTGCCTTTGCTGCCGCATTGGGTTGCATCGAGCGGTTCGTCGACCGCAATGATGATGTCTGCCACCGTGACGTTTTGTGCCTTGCGGGCCAGATGGTAGCCGCCGCCAGGTCCACGTACCGATTCTACTATCTCGTGGCGGCGCAATTTTCCGAATAATTGCTCTAAATAGGAAAGGGAAATATCCTGGCGCTGGCTGATACCGGCCAGCGTCACAGGTCCCTTATCCTGGCGCAGAGCCAGGTCTATCATTGCCGTTACAGCAAAACGGCCTTTGGTTGTCAGGCGCATGAGTGTAGAACTCCTACAGTAAATTCCAAGTGCGAAGGGAGTAAATTAATCTTTAATCCCGAGCTATTTACTCAAGTATAGCAAACTTGAGTAATTTTGTCAGGCATAGGGGATTTCTGCGGGAAGGAGGGCGTTGGCAGAGATTATGATTTGCGGCAACTCTGCTAGCGCGCACATTTTACCTGAGCTGGCAAAATTATGTGCCTTTGCCCCGCAAGTGGGCTTTGCGCTCTTCTGTGTGCGCCCACCAGGGCAGTGCCGGGCCACCCTCCATATATCGTACTGCAGCAATAAACACGTCGTAGACACAGGGATCGTGTCTTTGCGCAGTGGCTAAACAGAGTTCTTCATACATGGCATAGGGATCGCGCCCTATCAATTGTTGGGGGTGCTCTATGCCAATAAGTCGCAGATCAGCGGCACCAGCCTTGGCGATGTTCGGCAATTGTTCTAATCTTTGAATTTGCTCACGCGGAATTTCAGCTTTCATTTTTGTGCTCGCTTTTGGCTTGAGTGTTCTCGCTAGGCGTGAAAATGGTCAATTTTAGAAGTCTGCCTCGCTCGAATAAATCGAATTGCGTAGATTTTATACGGAAATTTCGCGGCACTTGTTACAATACTCGATTCACGTACCCACTAATAATTTAGTCTCTGTCCATCATGATCGATATTCAACTACTCCGTAAAGATATAGACAGCGTCGCTGCGCGCTTGGCCACCCGTAAATTTAAGCTCGATGTCGCCAGCTTTAATGCTTTAGAAGCCGAACGCAAGCAAATTCAAACCCGTACCGAAGAATTGCAGGGCAAACGCAATACCTTGTCCAAGCAGATCGGCATGTTAAAAGGCAAGGGCGAAGACGCCTCTGCTGTGATGGCCGAAGTGGGTGGTATCGGTGATGAGTTGAAAGCCTCGGAGCTGCGTCTGGGTGAAGTGCAAGTGTTGATGAATAACTTCATGCTGGCGATACCTAATTTGCCGGATGCCTCAGTGCCAGTTGGCGTCGATGAAACCAGTAACGTAGAAGTGCGTAAAGTTGGAAGCCCAGGCGTATATGATTTTGAAGTAAAAGATCACGTTGATTTGGGCGCAGCATTGGGTCTGGAGTTTGAGCTGGCCGTGAAATTAACCGGTTCACGTTTCTCGGTTTTAAAAGGTGGTGTAGCGCGTTTGCATCGTGCGCTAGCGCAGTTCATGCTTGATACCCAAACCTTGGAAAACGGCTATACCGAATACTACACGCCGTATATGGTGAACGCAGATTCTATGCGCGGCACCGGCCAGTTGCCTAAGTTCGAAGAAGATTTATTTGCGGTTAAAAAAGGCGGACAAGAAGGCGATGGCGAAACCCTGTATTTGATACCGACGGCAGAAGTCACCTTAACCAATACCGTGCGTGATGAAATCGTGGCACTGGATGCTTTGCCTATTAAGATGACCGCACATACCGCATGTTTTCGCTCTGAGGCGGGCAGTTACGGTAGAGATACGCGTGGCCTGATACGCCAGCATCAGTTTGATAAAGTAGAGTTGGTGCAAGTGGTGCATCCAGAAAAATCTTTTGAAACTCTGGAAGAAATGGTTGGCCATGCTGAACTGATACTGAAGAAATTAGGCTTGCCTTACCGTGTGTTGAGTTTGTGTACCGGTGACATAGGCCCAGGTTCTTGCAAAACTTATGATCTGGAAGTCTGGTTGCCAGCCCAAAATACTTACCGTGAAATTTCATCGATTTCGAATATGGGTGACTTCCAGGCGCGCCGTATGCAAGCGCGTTTCCGCAATACGGCAGGCAAGACTGAATATCTGCATACCTTAAATGGTTCTGCCTTGGCGGTCGGGCGTACTTTGGTCGCGGTTTTAGAAAATTATCAGCAAGCTGATGGCAGTGTGGTGATTCCTGAGGCGCTAAGGCCTTACATGGCGGGAATAGAGAAATTATCGCCAGCAGCGCTATAAGCCCTAACTAAAGCTAAGCAAGGCTAAACAAGTGTGAAAAAACCGGCAATGCCGGTTTTTTTTATTACTATTTTTTCCGTAGTTCAGTGAGAAATTGCGTAATTGAATCTACGCCTAAGTCCCTAGAGTTGGCTGCTGGTCTCTAGCTCACCGCGCCGATCTACAAACAGGCTATTTCCATGGATTTTCTTCGCCTGTTTTTTTGCATCCGAAGCGGCGATCGATATTTGGTGATGAGAATAATATTGTTGTGGCCGCGATTTAATCACGCCTAGCGAGAGACTCACGAGGGGATGAAACACTTTTTTTCCTTGCCTATCCTCGCTCAGATAGCCGCCTTGTTGTTTATCTTCATTGCTGTAGAAGTCGAGTATTGTATTGGAAAAATTTTCCAATAGCGCCAGGCAACGCGCCTCCCAATCCTCGCTCTGAAATAGGATAATGAAGTCGTCACCGCCGATATGCCCAATAAAATCATGCTGCACGTCGCAATGCTGTAGCAGCAGTTCACCGGTCATCTGTATGATGTCGTCACCGCGCCGATAGCCATACATATCGTTAAACGGTTTAAAGTGATCGAGGTCGCAATAGCAGGCAACAAAGGGCGTGTGCTTTTGCAATAATTCATCGATATGCTCATTGATGGGGACATTGCCCGGCAGTTGAGTCAGCGGATTGGCATAGCGCGCCGCCTTAATTTGCATTTGTGTGATTTCACGCATCAAATCTGGGCCTGTGCCTAGACCTAAATACTTGCCTTGGTCAGTAATGATAATGCCGTTAATTAATTGGTCTGGATTGGCTTCGACGATGATGTGGCTGACTGCCTGCATGCTGGTGTTTTTGTCTACAATAATCGGTGCGACATCCATAAACACCGTGCAGGCCTTTTTGCCATACAACTCACGCTGAAACGGCCGCGCAAAACAGTCGATCATGTGATAACGGTTGATCAGGCCGATAGGGATGCCATCGTCAACGATGGGGATGATTTGCAGTTTTGGGTCACGCAAAAACAGCGCATCGACCTCATTGTTGCGCATGCTAGAGCTCAC from Undibacterium parvum includes these protein-coding regions:
- the fdx gene encoding ISC system 2Fe-2S type ferredoxin, whose product is MPQIIVLPHAELCPEGAVIEAAEGQSLCEALVESDVAIEHACEMSCACTTCHVVIREGFKSLNASSDDEEDLLDAAWGLEACSRLSCQVKLGTQDITIEIPKYTINHARENH
- a CDS encoding GGDEF domain-containing protein; the protein is MTDDPLEYAFYEAVSDSLTSEQLSQQKSSAVLTQLHRIIRHQLLSARFQPIIHMHSGEILGYEGLIRGPSDSPLHSPLNLFSAAAEHNLTVTVEHLCRRIVLEQFAALNLPGKLFLNVSPECLLQRDAKHGETLDYIHELGINPERVIIELTEYQPTHDYSLLREAVLHYRNMGFEIAIDDLGEGFSSLRLWSELKPEYVKIDMHFIQGIDLDPVKMQFVRSIQSIAEQCGTHVVAEGIETQAELIAIRDLGVSCGQGYHIARPDASPAKAISANVAKLLSGPQSNGKLRQNARFEPESTIEKILKTPITVSSSMRNNEVDALFLRDPKLQIIPIVDDGIPIGLINRYHMIDCFARPFQRELYGKKACTVFMDVAPIIVDKNTSMQAVSHIIVEANPDQLINGIIITDQGKYLGLGTGPDLMREITQMQIKAARYANPLTQLPGNVPINEHIDELLQKHTPFVACYCDLDHFKPFNDMYGYRRGDDIIQMTGELLLQHCDVQHDFIGHIGGDDFIILFQSEDWEARCLALLENFSNTILDFYSNEDKQQGGYLSEDRQGKKVFHPLVSLSLGVIKSRPQQYYSHHQISIAASDAKKQAKKIHGNSLFVDRRGELETSSQL
- a CDS encoding sensor histidine kinase, coding for MQFRQFLYALRSRITLRLAIILAVVFGLFVPAAILIPYHLRTIEDAARVKVAADHKRLTEILSVILSEPLWQITPEIANISSEVVYSDPRVAKIEVITLPDRKNFITNDVRMRSQTGPFTSLSREIKHGEQSIGEVRLTLAEDLLRADLEADFRRYVSTGVLSLLLAVAFILLVLQWRMVQPIKRLMSESARLANGQLSEPIALNRGDELGQLALSLEATRQALQRSFQELEVKNQQLLEYSGGLESKVKRRTQELEDANISLETALNDVNSVQNELARVERMAALGSMVAGVAHELNTPLGNCLLVCSTLEDETRYLVKLINEGGMRRSDLAKYTEVATESTKLLLRGLQQSARLVGDFKQVAVDQSSAQRRQFNLLVMLQELVALLGSSLRKTPFTLELDIPDNISLDSYPGPLGQVFTNLVNNAVAHGLEGLERGHMRCSAKLQDDHVAITFEDDGVGIPPDIIKRIFEPFFTTKFGQGGSGLGLSITFNIISNVLGGEIKVSSVPGQGSRFEIRIPLVAPGNPELANPLLNN
- the serS gene encoding serine--tRNA ligase; amino-acid sequence: MIDIQLLRKDIDSVAARLATRKFKLDVASFNALEAERKQIQTRTEELQGKRNTLSKQIGMLKGKGEDASAVMAEVGGIGDELKASELRLGEVQVLMNNFMLAIPNLPDASVPVGVDETSNVEVRKVGSPGVYDFEVKDHVDLGAALGLEFELAVKLTGSRFSVLKGGVARLHRALAQFMLDTQTLENGYTEYYTPYMVNADSMRGTGQLPKFEEDLFAVKKGGQEGDGETLYLIPTAEVTLTNTVRDEIVALDALPIKMTAHTACFRSEAGSYGRDTRGLIRQHQFDKVELVQVVHPEKSFETLEEMVGHAELILKKLGLPYRVLSLCTGDIGPGSCKTYDLEVWLPAQNTYREISSISNMGDFQARRMQARFRNTAGKTEYLHTLNGSALAVGRTLVAVLENYQQADGSVVIPEALRPYMAGIEKLSPAAL
- the hscA gene encoding Fe-S protein assembly chaperone HscA, which encodes MALLQISEPGMSTAPHQHRLAVGIDLGTTNSLIATVRNSIPEVLNDEEGRSLLPSVVRYLANGHAHIGYKAQAEQSNDPKNTIISVKRFMGRGLKDIAYAEHLPYDFHDEPGMVQLKTIAGIKSPVEISAQILATLRQQAEDALGDDLVGAVITVPAYFDDAQRQATKDAAKLAGLNVLRLLNEPTAAAIAYGLDNASEGTYAVFDLGGGTFDISILKMSKGVFEVLSTGGDSALGGDDFDHRLFCWILQEAKLAPLSDEDTRLLMTKAREAKEILSSKTSTYIDAKLLSGESVHLQIQASNFVEMTQNLVLKTTTPCRKALRDAGLSIDDIDGVVLVGGATRMPHVRKAVSELFQTTPLANIDPDKVVALGAAIQANLLAGNRAAGDDWLLLDVIPLSLGIETMGGLAEKVIPRNSTIPCARAQEFTTFKDGQTALAIHVVQGERELVSDCRSLARFELRGIPPMAAGAARIRITYQVDADGLLSVSARELRSGVETSITVKPSYGLADGDVARMLQDSFTSAEGDMKIRALKEEQVEAERILLATQSALASDASLLSVQEQASIAVLMTQVAQLAQQDDLDALHAAIGALADGTEEFAARRMDQSVRSALAGKKLDEIS
- the hscB gene encoding Fe-S protein assembly co-chaperone HscB translates to MQNHFELFQLPQQFALDAAGLDAAFREVQSKVHPDKFVQASDAEKRVAMQWSTRANEAYQTLKKPLKRATYLCELQGVDLQTESNTSMPAAFLMQQIEWREAFDDARMAKNQKALFALETELRMALKLQLEKVALALDAKDFPLAAQQIRACMFLEKFMNDIAALDE
- the iscX gene encoding Fe-S cluster assembly protein IscX; this encodes MKWIDSWQIAQALCDKFPDQNPLSIRFTDLHNWVVDLEEFDDDPSHGGEKVLEAIQMCWIEEAK
- the iscU gene encoding Fe-S cluster assembly scaffold IscU — encoded protein: MAYSEKVLDHYENPRNVGAFEKGDETVGTGMVGAPACGDVMKLQIKVGADGIIEDAKFKTYGCGSAIASSSLVTEWVKGKTLDQALSIKNTQIAEELALPPVKIHCSILAEDAIKAAVLDYKTKHAAEQNT
- the iscR gene encoding Fe-S cluster assembly transcriptional regulator IscR, giving the protein MRLTTKGRFAVTAMIDLALRQDKGPVTLAGISQRQDISLSYLEQLFGKLRRHEIVESVRGPGGGYHLARKAQNVTVADIIIAVDEPLDATQCGSKGNCHGSDHDNGIHCMTHDLWSTLNAKMVDYLDSVSLQDLVNQQRQKTLDKNVVVMRPVHVVHTAT
- a CDS encoding IscS subfamily cysteine desulfurase, with product MNAPLEKSLLDTLKSPHFPIYMDYSATTPVDPRVADKMIPFLRAQFGNPASRSHMYGWDAEAAVEEARGQVAALVNADPREIIWTSGATESNNLALKGAAQFYKAKGKHIITVKTEHKAVLDTVRELERQGFEATYLQPQDNGLITLEQLKAAIRPDTILVSVMWVNNEIGVIQPIAEIGELCREKGIVFHSDAAQATGKVVIDLENTKVDLVSFSAHKSYGPKGIGALYIRRKPRVRIEAQMHGGGHERGLRSGTLPPHQIAGMGEAFRIAKEEMDSELAHVRSMRDRLAKGLQEIEETYVNGDMEHRVPHNLNVSFNYVEGESLIMAIKDIAVSSGSACTSASLEPSYVLRALGRSDELAHSSIRFTIGRFTTEEDIDFTINLLKTKVAKLRELSPLWDMFKDGIDIASIQWAAH
- a CDS encoding helix-hairpin-helix domain-containing protein, with amino-acid sequence MKAEIPREQIQRLEQLPNIAKAGAADLRLIGIEHPQQLIGRDPYAMYEELCLATAQRHDPCVYDVFIAAVRYMEGGPALPWWAHTEERKAHLRGKGT
- the iscA gene encoding iron-sulfur cluster assembly protein IscA — its product is MTITLTEKAAKHVTRYMERRGKGIGLRFGVRTTGCSGMAYKLEYVDEVGSDDQVFESHGVKVFVDPKSLPYIDGTELDFAREGLNEGFKFYNPNVKDECGCGESFRIS